A window from Alkalicoccobacillus plakortidis encodes these proteins:
- a CDS encoding nuclear transport factor 2 family protein — protein sequence MDDNCSLKEILLNLEEKLLKPEIRASKDELTQLLSKDFFEIGSSGKVLYKNATISEISLSVVNMKLSDFEIHPLSEQIVLTTYSVYNNVSKQHSLRSSIWKLTDGNWKMQFHQGTLTSQLHKT from the coding sequence ATGGATGATAATTGTTCTCTAAAAGAAATTTTACTTAATTTAGAAGAGAAATTATTGAAACCGGAGATTAGGGCATCAAAAGATGAGCTTACTCAATTACTTTCAAAAGATTTTTTCGAGATTGGAAGTTCCGGTAAAGTTTTGTATAAAAATGCGACCATAAGTGAAATAAGTCTTAGTGTGGTAAATATGAAATTAAGTGATTTTGAAATTCATCCATTGTCTGAACAAATAGTTTTAACGACTTACAGTGTATATAACAATGTAAGTAAACAACATTCCTTACGTAGTTCCATATGGAAACTAACTGATGGAAATTGGAAAATGCAGTTTCATCAAGGTACACTCACATCTCAAT